From Excalfactoria chinensis isolate bCotChi1 chromosome 4, bCotChi1.hap2, whole genome shotgun sequence, one genomic window encodes:
- the CYTL1 gene encoding cytokine-like protein 1 gives MLLSLLALLSAALLARAAPPTCYSRVLSLSKEITESFKELQISKAKDQCVETLPKLYLDIHNYCVLTKLRDFVAYPRCERVLEVSELKEKARTLYTIMISYCRRDLAFLTDDCNALESPIHSSIESSEDTDS, from the exons ATGCTGCTGAGTCTgcttgctctgctctctgcagccctgctagCCAGAGCAGCCCCTCCAACTTGCTACTCCAGGGTGTTATCTCTGAGCAAAGAAATCACCGAATCTTTCAAGGAGCTGCAGATCTCCAAGGCTAAG gacCAATGCGTGGAGACGCTGCCCAAGCTGTACTTGGACATCCAC AACTACTGTGTGCTTACAAAACTCCGTGACTTTGTGGCCTACCCCAGATGTGAGAGAGTGCTGGAAGTGAGtgagctgaaggaaaaagcCCGGACCTTGTACACCATTATGATCTCCTACTGCAGGAGG GACTTGGCATTCCTTACTGATGACTGTAATGCTCTGGAAAGTCCCATCCACTCTTCCATTGAGTCCTCTGAAGACACTGACAGCTAA